In one window of Saprospiraceae bacterium DNA:
- a CDS encoding alkane 1-monooxygenase, with the protein MRIQDLKYLWVWLMPVFGLIGLHVQSYCSPGSFYLAFVILPLLELKLKPKHQNLGIPSKAKRKHLLFFDVLLYLNIPVLYGLLIYFFYRLAEGAFSQWELWANLINMGILLAVHGINVAHELGHRSSNFSKLAAQILLLPSLYMHFTDEHNHWHHKYVATHKDPSSARINEALYSFWMRSIIGVYKNAWKLENRRLSEKGLPLFHKFNRVLLQSLIQLFYLIVIYIFVGVWGVMAAFVIALISICMLETINYIEHYGLQRKPIDEERIEPVSHVHSWNSDHPIGRIFLYELTRHPYHHLHAQEKYQNLDSIQQAPQLPFGYPACMLMALVPNLWFSVMNKRLRI; encoded by the coding sequence ATGCGAATTCAGGACTTAAAATATTTATGGGTGTGGCTTATGCCGGTATTTGGACTCATCGGTTTGCATGTTCAATCTTATTGTTCTCCTGGTAGCTTTTATCTGGCATTTGTAATTTTACCCCTGCTGGAATTAAAGCTAAAGCCTAAACATCAAAATTTAGGGATTCCATCCAAAGCTAAACGGAAACATCTACTGTTTTTTGATGTCTTATTGTATCTCAATATTCCTGTACTCTATGGCTTATTGATTTATTTTTTTTATAGGCTTGCAGAAGGCGCATTTTCCCAATGGGAATTATGGGCTAACCTTATCAATATGGGAATTTTATTGGCCGTACATGGCATCAATGTAGCCCATGAATTGGGACACCGATCTTCAAACTTTTCAAAATTAGCTGCTCAGATATTATTGTTACCCAGCCTTTACATGCATTTTACAGATGAACACAATCATTGGCATCACAAATATGTAGCCACACATAAAGATCCTTCCTCTGCCCGAATAAACGAAGCACTCTATTCATTTTGGATGCGAAGTATCATAGGCGTTTATAAAAACGCATGGAAATTGGAGAACAGGAGATTGTCTGAAAAAGGATTGCCTCTCTTCCATAAATTCAATCGTGTGTTACTTCAATCCCTCATCCAATTATTTTACCTCATTGTCATTTATATCTTTGTTGGAGTCTGGGGTGTAATGGCAGCCTTCGTCATAGCTTTGATATCCATCTGTATGTTGGAGACGATCAATTACATCGAACATTATGGTTTGCAGCGCAAACCAATCGATGAGGAAAGAATCGAACCCGTTTCACACGTCCATTCCTGGAACTCTGATCATCCAATCGGAAGAATCTTTCTATATGAGCTTACGCGACATCCCTATCATCATCTCCATGCGCAGGAGAAATATCAGAATCTCGACAGCATCCAACAAGCCCCGCAACTTCCATTTGGATACCCGGCCTGCATGTTGATGGCCCTTGTTCCAAATTTGTGGTTTTCAGTGATGAATAAAAGATTGAGGATCTAA